TACAAGAGAATTTTCTCCAATTGGCCTTAAAGCGATAATTAGAAACAGAGCGACTGTCGAATTAAACTGGAATACTAAACAGGATGAAAATCCGGATCATTACATAGTAGAATTTAGTGCAGATGATACAGAGTTTAAAACTATTTACAGAACATTAAATGTAGCTCCGGCAGATTTGCCTGTGCAGGTTGATTTAGAAGGAGAAACGACGTATTCTATTCGGGTAAAAGCTGTAAGTGCCTCTGGTCTTGCCGATTCAAAGTGGTCGGTTACAACAGCTACAACATTATCTGAACAAATATTCTTCCCGATTAAACCGGAAGAGATCCAAACGCAGTCTATTACGTTACGTTGGACACCAGAGAGTAATGTGACTCAGATTTTGGTTACGCCGGGTAATATTACACATACTATAACAGCAGAAGAAAAAGCAGCCGGAGTTGCAACTGTTACTGGTTTAACCGGAGAAACAGATTATACAGCTACTTTAAAGAACGCAGCTAAAACCAGAGGAATCCTGACTTTTACGAGCAGTGTTGATCTTACAAAAGGTATAGTAGTAAACCCGGGAGATGATTTGAATGCTAAAATAACTCAGGCAGCTGCCGGATCCAGATTATTGCTTATGCCGGGTGTTTATCAGACAACGGGTGAGGTGATTTTAAATAAAACACTTATAATTAGAGGTGTAAGACCGGAAAACAAACCGCAACTGAATGTAAAATTCACTGTTAATGCAGGTCTTACCGATCTTTCGCTGGTAGACTTAGATTTAAACGGAACAGGATTAAGCAATGCAGCAACGGTAACTATTTCAGGTACAGCTTCTAATTTTGGAAATATTTTAATCACTAAATGTACGATTCATAATTACACACGTGCTTTAATGTCTGCTAACGTAACAAATGCAAAAGTAACATCGTTTACCGTTGATAATAGTATTGTTACAGAGGTAAATACAAATGGTGGTGCTGATTTTATCGATTTTAGAAATACGTATGCAGCTAACATAGTACTAAAAAACAGTACGTTTAATTCTTGTTCTACAGGACGTGATTTTGTTAGAGCAGATGCTGCATCAGGCCAGTCTGGTACCGGTTTAAGAACTACGACTTTAATCGAGAGCTGTACATTGTATAATGTTTCGAATACTGCAGCTCCAAAAAGAATTTTATACGTAAGATTTTTAGATAACGCCTCAACTGTAATGAACACATTGATAGTGGGAACAACAGCTGTTCATACAAATCAGCCAGCTACAGAAGATCCGGTATTTAGTAAAAATTACTATTACGAAGCAGCAGGTTTTAAAGATGCCTCAATTGTAAATAATAAAATCGATGGAGGAGGAACAGTAGCAAATCCTCAGTTTGCAGATCCTGCCAATGGTGACTTTACATTGGGTAACGGAACTTTAAAAGACAATAAAATTGGAGATCCGCGCTGGATCAACTAAAAATATTATTTCATGTTTGGTTCAAAAAGGGATGCAGGTTTATTTTGCATCCCTTTTTTTATTGTTCAGTCTTAGTTTTTAGTTGGACTTTTCCAGATCAAAAATTAAAAACGGAACACTTGACCGTTTTCATACTGACCACTAAACCCTATTCGATATCAAGATCAAATTTTTCCAGTAAACCGGCAAGTGCTGTATGAGAAACCTTAGTCTTTTTAATTTTATTTTCCGATGGATCAAAAGCGTAGTTTCGGGAGGATCTGAAATCTGTTTTTTCTAAAATACATTCTGCGAAAGTAGAAGCCGAGAGATCGCAATTTTTAAAAATCGCCAGAGACAAATCAGTATTTGAGAAATCGACTTCTTTTAACGAACAATCAATGAAGTTGGTTTTCTTTAATTTTTTGTAAATGAAAGTCGAATAATCCAAAAGGCAGTCCTGAAAATTCATCGAAAACAAAAAGCTGTTGCAGGTACTAAAATCCAGCCCCATTAATTTACAGCCTATGAAATTGATGTTTTTTAATCCGGTATTTTTTAGCGCTGCCAGCGAAAGATTGCAGTTTTTAAAAGTAGAATCTAAAAAATCATTATGACTTAAGTCGCTTTTTGAGAAATTGCAGTTTATGAATTCACAGTTTACAAATTCGGTATTGGCAAGACTCTGTTCTGAATAATCAACAGTGTCGAAAGTTCGGTTTTGGTATAATTTGGTTTCCATATGAGGATAAAAGGACGATAAATAATTTTGTTTATTCTAGTTCGACACACTCAAAAATAGTGTTGTTAAGCAGTAATTGTGTAACATCGAGTTCACTGTCTACTCTTAAAATATTATCGCAGTCTTCGAGGTCAAAATTCCATAAAGATTCAGGTAATAATTCATGAAGAAGGGCAGAAGCCAACTCTAATTTTGACGAATTGTCAACGGAAGTTTTAAATACATAAATCATAATTTGCATTTTTTGAAGAGGCAAATTTCTGAAAAATGTACTCGTATTTATTAGGATTCAGTATTCAATAATTAGGATTTATCAATCAATTTTCTGTACTGAATAGGACTTATTCCGGTATGTTTTTTAAAAAAACGACTAAAGTACGACTGATCCTCATGACCAACCTGAATGGCAATTTCACTTACAGAAAGCGTGGTTTGAAACAGTAAATATTTGGCTTCTAACAAAATGTTCTCATCAATCCACTTCACGGCAGATTTTCCGGTAACATTTTTTACACATTTATTTAAATGATTCGGTGTTACATTAAGAAGCGAGGCATAATAATTAACCTGATGCTGTGTCTTAATGTGCTGATGAATGAGCTCTTTAAATTTATTCGTAATCACTTCTGAAGCCGAAATACTTTTAGAAGTTTTAACCGAATTTTTATTCATTTCGTAAAACAAAGCAATCAGATACGATTGTACAATATTCAGGTTTGCGGTTGAGGTTTCAGAATATTCTTTTTCCAGCCTTTGTAAAATCCTGACAACAGACTGCACATCACCCAAATCTAAAGTAACTTTTGGATTCCCTGATATTTTTAAAAAATCAAAATCATTCAGCATTTCTCGATTGCCATACTTCCCAATTAAAATATCAGGATGAAACTGGCAGATAAAACCCGTATGAACACTTTGAATATTTTCTATAGAAAAAACCTGTCCGGCCGGAACCATGACAATTTCGTTTGCCGTAGTCTGGTATTCTTCGTAACCGCATTTCATTACGTGCGCACCCGAAGAAACAAAAATTAAAGTATGGCAGCTATGTTTAGAAGGCGGAACCGGATATTGCAGGCGTGTCATTTCTTCTGTCTTTAAACAAAAAAAATGATCCGAATTGGATTTAAAAAGCAAATGCATCGGATTATCCTCGCCAAGAAATTTCTCCCGAAATCCCTTTGCTTCGTACGTTTTGATTTTTTCTATCGTCTTTGTTTTCATACCTAATAATACAATCTAAAATCAAGTAATTTACAAAGCGCATAGTGCTTTTGGTACAACTCTTCGACCACTTCGGTAAGATCATCATTTTCCTGATACAAACTAAAAAACGCTTTGTCGATCGTACTGCAGCTGGCAATTTTATTATAAGAGGCACCATAGCCTGAGATGGCACGCGCACCGGTTATGTCGAGAAAATATTGGGCTTCGTCGTCATTGAGGTCCAGTCTTTTTTTATTGGCAAAATGAATAATCTTTCCCTTCATTTTTCCCTCAAAAAGTTCAGCTACTTCTTCAATGCTGTAGTAATAATCATGAAGACAGATGTTATTTTCCTGTCCCGGCATTACCAGATAAATAATCTCGTAATCCTTAAAATTATGATCATCGTAAAGAAGCGTGTTTAGGCTCTCTTCCAGGCCTTCAATCGTATCACAGGTTTTATAAATACTGGCAATTCCTTGATCAAAAGCAATTTCTTCCAAATTTTTAACCACATCAGTAGTCGTAATGTTATCTACATCCTCAACGCCTTCAAGGCAGAAAATAAATTTTTCATTATCCATACACATGTCTTTTGGAAGCTTTCTGCCGAAACAGAAATGTGGTTTAAGACAAAAGTATTTTTTTATGTGGAATAACCACTATTCTAAAGGGATTTTAACGTGTTTTTGACAAATATTTGGCTGCAGAAACCCAATAGAAAAGGCATTTGTTAATAAAATGCCTTTTAAAGATGTTATTTCTGATATTTAAGATCTGAATTTTTTAATTCTGTCTGAATATAAATTGGCACCGAAGATAACAGCTCCCATTATAAAAGGGACAAAATGAGAAAACTGCCAAAAAAGTTCTGCTCCTGTTTTTAAACCTTCGTTTAAAGTTTCGAAAATGCCAAGTCCAATAAAGAACAAACAAACAACAAATAAGACAAATTGAATCTTGTAATTTACTTTGATCATGATTTCAAATTTTAAGGAGATCTAAATGTAGTTCTTTTTTAAGGATTTTCATCTTTTTTTTAAGTAGTAAAAATCTAAAAATGAAGATTTGTAGACTGCTTAATATAACTCATTACAAAAGAACTTTGAACCTTACTGATATTCGGAATGTCCGAAAGTTTACGTATAAAAACATTAAAAGCTTCGGGATCTTTTACAACTACTTTTAAAACATAATCAAAAATTCCTCCCGTTACATAACCTTCCACCACTTCGTCGAGCGCGGCAACCTGTCTCGAAAATTCTTCGACCAGTTCTAAACGCTGGCTGTTTAGAGAAACATTTATAATAACAGTAAAATTTAGACCTACCTTCTTCGGGTCGATCAGTGCAACATAATCTTTGATGTAGCCTTCGTTTTCCAGTTTTTTAATTCGGTCATACACCGAAGTTCTCGACATATTCAGTTTTTCGGTTAGATCTGTAATGTCGAATCTGGCATTTTTTTGAAGAATTCGAAGAAGTTCTATTTCTTGTTTGGTTAATTCCTGCATTGGATTTTTTCCAGTTAAAGTATAAAAAAATAATTCAATTTTGAATAAAATACGTGTAAATGTTTTTATATCAGGATTAAATACATATTTAAACTTTAAATTATGCTCATTGTTCTGTGATTAATACATTTGGATGTACAAAACAATTTTGATACGTTCGGTACCAACAAAAAAAAAGAATTTAAATACCTAGATGATGAAGGGAATTTCATTTGCTTCAACAAAAATAATCCCGTCTGCCGGCGGGAGGCATCAAAGCTGACACAGTAAAAAACTCTGCGTTAAAATTAATTACACCAAACGACTTATTTCAATAAAAAATAAAATGAACAAATATATTATCATAACAGCCTTAGGCGCATTGAGTTTCGGAATGTTATCTTCATTTGCCAAAATCGCTTACGGAGAAGGCTATACTCCCGCAGAAATTACACTGACACAAGCCTTAACGGGAACATTGATTTTATGGGCAATCGTAGTTTCTAGAAAAATAAAGAACGGAAAAAAGATGCAGTTAAACTGGAAACTGCTTTTAGCCGGAACCACAATGGGATCTTCTGCCTTTACGTATTATCTGGCGGTAGCCTATATTCCGGCCTCTTTGGCAATAGTTTTATTAATGCAGATTACGTGGCTGAGTATTTTGGCAGAATGGCTTTTCTTTAAAAAACGTCCAACATTTGTTGATAGTATTACCGCCGTTTTTATAATCTTCGGAACCATTCTGGCAGGAAATCTTTCGGATGTAACCAATGCCAATATTTCTATTACAGGAATTATGCTGAGTTTAGTATCGGCATTACTTTATACTCTTTATATTGTTTTTACAAGCAAAATAGGAAAAGAAATCCCAATGTTTGAAAAAAGCGCTTTAATGACCAGCGGTTCAGCCATGATTATTTTTTTAATCAACTGCGAAGCCATTGTATCCAGCACCCATCTGGATTTTGGTTTGTTGCAGTGGGGAACCTTTCTGGCTGTTTTTGGAACCGTGATTCCGCCTATTTGTTTTAGTGTCGGAATGCCTAAAATTGGTCCCGCCTTAAGCTCTGTTTTATTGACTTTAGAATTGCCTGCAGCGGTTTTTTGCGCCCATATTATTTTAGGCGAACAGGTAACGCTTCTGCAGATTATTGGAATTGCGATTATGCTTGGGTCAATTGTATATCTTAATATTTCGAAAGCCAGAAAAGAAAAAGTAATGCAAAACGAAACGGCTGTATGTTAATAAATATATACGGAAATAATCTTTACGTCGAATATCAGAATAATTTCGAAAACAGACCTACGATCGTCTTTTTACACGACTCGCTGGGCTGTGCCGAATTATGGCGGGATTTTCCTAAAAGAATTGCAGAAACTTCGCAATGCAATCTTTTAGTTTATGATCGTTTGGGATATGGAAAATCAGATTCTATGAAAAGTTTTGTCAGATCAACA
This portion of the Flavobacterium gelatinilyticum genome encodes:
- a CDS encoding DUF5123 domain-containing protein encodes the protein MMKTIYIFRGLIAVLLLAIGISGCESYNEELLDGIGNTREFSPIGLKAIIRNRATVELNWNTKQDENPDHYIVEFSADDTEFKTIYRTLNVAPADLPVQVDLEGETTYSIRVKAVSASGLADSKWSVTTATTLSEQIFFPIKPEEIQTQSITLRWTPESNVTQILVTPGNITHTITAEEKAAGVATVTGLTGETDYTATLKNAAKTRGILTFTSSVDLTKGIVVNPGDDLNAKITQAAAGSRLLLMPGVYQTTGEVILNKTLIIRGVRPENKPQLNVKFTVNAGLTDLSLVDLDLNGTGLSNAATVTISGTASNFGNILITKCTIHNYTRALMSANVTNAKVTSFTVDNSIVTEVNTNGGADFIDFRNTYAANIVLKNSTFNSCSTGRDFVRADAASGQSGTGLRTTTLIESCTLYNVSNTAAPKRILYVRFLDNASTVMNTLIVGTTAVHTNQPATEDPVFSKNYYYEAAGFKDASIVNNKIDGGGTVANPQFADPANGDFTLGNGTLKDNKIGDPRWIN
- a CDS encoding pentapeptide repeat-containing protein, with translation METKLYQNRTFDTVDYSEQSLANTEFVNCEFINCNFSKSDLSHNDFLDSTFKNCNLSLAALKNTGLKNINFIGCKLMGLDFSTCNSFLFSMNFQDCLLDYSTFIYKKLKKTNFIDCSLKEVDFSNTDLSLAIFKNCDLSASTFAECILEKTDFRSSRNYAFDPSENKIKKTKVSHTALAGLLEKFDLDIE
- a CDS encoding helix-turn-helix domain-containing protein, coding for MKTKTIEKIKTYEAKGFREKFLGEDNPMHLLFKSNSDHFFCLKTEEMTRLQYPVPPSKHSCHTLIFVSSGAHVMKCGYEEYQTTANEIVMVPAGQVFSIENIQSVHTGFICQFHPDILIGKYGNREMLNDFDFLKISGNPKVTLDLGDVQSVVRILQRLEKEYSETSTANLNIVQSYLIALFYEMNKNSVKTSKSISASEVITNKFKELIHQHIKTQHQVNYYASLLNVTPNHLNKCVKNVTGKSAVKWIDENILLEAKYLLFQTTLSVSEIAIQVGHEDQSYFSRFFKKHTGISPIQYRKLIDKS
- a CDS encoding DUF6642 family protein; its protein translation is MDNEKFIFCLEGVEDVDNITTTDVVKNLEEIAFDQGIASIYKTCDTIEGLEESLNTLLYDDHNFKDYEIIYLVMPGQENNICLHDYYYSIEEVAELFEGKMKGKIIHFANKKRLDLNDDEAQYFLDITGARAISGYGASYNKIASCSTIDKAFFSLYQENDDLTEVVEELYQKHYALCKLLDFRLYY
- a CDS encoding Lrp/AsnC family transcriptional regulator, which produces MQELTKQEIELLRILQKNARFDITDLTEKLNMSRTSVYDRIKKLENEGYIKDYVALIDPKKVGLNFTVIINVSLNSQRLELVEEFSRQVAALDEVVEGYVTGGIFDYVLKVVVKDPEAFNVFIRKLSDIPNISKVQSSFVMSYIKQSTNLHF
- a CDS encoding EamA family transporter — its product is MNKYIIITALGALSFGMLSSFAKIAYGEGYTPAEITLTQALTGTLILWAIVVSRKIKNGKKMQLNWKLLLAGTTMGSSAFTYYLAVAYIPASLAIVLLMQITWLSILAEWLFFKKRPTFVDSITAVFIIFGTILAGNLSDVTNANISITGIMLSLVSALLYTLYIVFTSKIGKEIPMFEKSALMTSGSAMIIFLINCEAIVSSTHLDFGLLQWGTFLAVFGTVIPPICFSVGMPKIGPALSSVLLTLELPAAVFCAHIILGEQVTLLQIIGIAIMLGSIVYLNISKARKEKVMQNETAVC